The following are encoded in a window of Thiohalobacter sp. IOR34 genomic DNA:
- a CDS encoding DUF502 domain-containing protein produces MGQQTSGRFIGRLNRYLLAGIFTAIPIWVTWLIIEFFVRQLSSLGRPWVQGVARVVEPLWPTLARWLLEPWFQSTLAVFFTLLSLSLLGWVATRVIGRKLIGLFDAVIERIPFVHKVYGATKQLISVIQQKPEGTHRVVLIEFPSAEMKAVGFVMRTLTDEVTGEELAAVYVPTTPNPTSGYLEIVPMERLVATDWSMDEAMTFIISGGAVAPSHFRYRQSDSGGE; encoded by the coding sequence ATGGGACAACAGACGAGCGGACGTTTCATCGGCCGGCTGAACCGTTATCTGCTGGCCGGCATCTTCACCGCCATCCCGATCTGGGTCACCTGGCTGATCATCGAGTTCTTCGTCCGCCAGCTGTCCAGTCTCGGCCGTCCCTGGGTCCAGGGGGTGGCCCGGGTGGTCGAGCCCCTCTGGCCGACGCTGGCGCGCTGGTTGCTGGAGCCCTGGTTCCAGTCGACCCTGGCCGTGTTCTTCACCCTGCTCAGCCTCTCTCTCCTCGGCTGGGTGGCGACCCGGGTGATCGGTCGCAAGCTGATCGGCCTGTTCGATGCCGTCATCGAGCGCATCCCCTTCGTGCACAAGGTCTACGGCGCCACCAAGCAGCTGATCTCGGTGATCCAGCAGAAGCCGGAGGGGACCCACCGGGTGGTGTTGATCGAGTTCCCCTCGGCGGAGATGAAGGCTGTCGGTTTCGTGATGCGCACCCTCACCGACGAGGTGACGGGTGAGGAGCTGGCCGCCGTCTATGTGCCGACCACGCCGAATCCGACCTCCGGCTACCTGGAGATCGTGCCCATGGAGCGGCTGGTGGCCACCGACTGGAGCATGGACGAGGCGATGACCTTCATCATCTCCGGCGGCGCCGTTGCCCCGAGCCACTTCCGTTACCGGCAGTCCGACAGCGGGGGTGAATGA
- a CDS encoding DUF2914 domain-containing protein, whose product MIAIRGCSRRLLLAAGLGLATLVQAGEGVGEKPEGWVARAQFTRGIENREPVDEVVILGNDETEIYFFTELRRLAGHTVTHRWEYRGQVMAEVPFKVGGPRWRVYSRKTLRPGQTGTWTVVVVDESGWPLQASVFKYQDAARPVEGEGRVGLPPAPPVEEQQAPAETPREPSMSPNLPASRESSQESQGTQDTQNTQETQETQETQETQETQETQETQGAGEAPGD is encoded by the coding sequence ATGATTGCAATCAGGGGATGTTCCCGGCGCCTGCTGCTGGCAGCAGGACTCGGTCTTGCCACCCTGGTCCAGGCCGGGGAAGGGGTGGGTGAGAAACCGGAGGGCTGGGTCGCCCGGGCCCAGTTCACCCGCGGCATCGAGAACCGCGAACCGGTCGATGAGGTGGTGATCCTCGGCAACGACGAGACCGAGATCTATTTCTTTACCGAGCTGCGCCGGCTTGCGGGCCACACCGTGACCCACCGCTGGGAATACCGCGGGCAGGTGATGGCCGAGGTGCCGTTCAAGGTCGGCGGGCCGCGCTGGCGGGTGTATTCGCGCAAGACGCTGCGGCCCGGGCAGACCGGTACCTGGACGGTGGTGGTGGTGGACGAATCGGGCTGGCCGCTGCAGGCCAGTGTCTTCAAGTATCAGGATGCGGCGCGGCCGGTGGAGGGCGAGGGGCGGGTTGGCCTGCCGCCTGCGCCGCCGGTCGAGGAGCAGCAGGCGCCGGCCGAGACGCCCCGGGAACCCTCCATGTCTCCGAACTTGCCCGCGTCCCGGGAGAGTTCCCAGGAGAGTCAAGGGACTCAGGACACTCAGAACACTCAGGAGACTCAGGAGACTCAGGAGACTCAGGAGACTCAGGAGACTCAGGAGACTCAGGAGACTCAGGGGGCGGGCGAGGCTCCCGGGGACTGA
- a CDS encoding TusE/DsrC/DsvC family sulfur relay protein — protein sequence MNATAELKLELDGEGFLVNRDDWNEDVARELARMDGYELTDEMLNYIREARRMYEEDGVVPPIRKFAKALNVSSKDLYDTFKKGPMKLICKWGALPKPTGCV from the coding sequence ATGAACGCAACTGCTGAACTCAAGCTCGAACTCGACGGCGAAGGCTTTCTCGTCAACCGTGACGACTGGAACGAGGACGTCGCCCGCGAACTGGCCCGCATGGACGGCTACGAGCTGACCGACGAGATGCTGAACTACATCCGCGAGGCCCGCCGCATGTACGAGGAAGACGGCGTGGTGCCGCCGATCCGCAAGTTCGCCAAGGCCCTCAACGTGAGTTCCAAGGATCTCTACGACACCTTCAAGAAGGGGCCGATGAAGCTGATCTGCAAGTGGGGGGCACTGCCCAAGCCCACCGGTTGCGTCTGA
- the zapE gene encoding cell division protein ZapE — MTAPAGPRERYALDLRRGDFLPDPAQAEAVEQLQQLYEALLTAAPGRWWQRLLGRRPPPLPGLYLWGGTGRGKTYLMDSFHDCLPFTEKRRVHFHRFMQDIHAELRRLPKTPNPLALIARRLAAEVRVLCVDEFHVHDIADAMLLGGLLQAMFERGIVLVATSNVAIDDLYLDGLQRDRFLFAIELLQRHTRSVRLAGEQDFRFRRDQAGSAYRCLQGAAAEAFLEQLLAEAGVSPGGGVFPGRHRRIPVRAMGEGIAWFDFAALCEAPLWAADYLDLAQSLDTLLLGGVPQMGEEKDDAAKRFMHLVDALYDQRVRLVLTAEVPAEQLYTGRYLRFAFRRTVSRLAEMDSRNYQPVGQEKGASPAG, encoded by the coding sequence ATGACAGCGCCTGCCGGGCCCCGCGAGCGCTATGCGCTGGACCTGCGGCGCGGTGATTTCCTCCCCGACCCGGCGCAGGCCGAGGCGGTGGAACAGCTCCAGCAGTTGTACGAGGCGCTGCTGACGGCAGCCCCCGGCCGCTGGTGGCAGCGGCTCCTCGGCCGCCGGCCGCCGCCCTTGCCCGGCCTCTATCTGTGGGGCGGGACGGGCCGTGGCAAGACCTACCTGATGGACAGTTTCCACGACTGTCTGCCCTTCACCGAAAAGCGGCGGGTCCATTTCCACCGTTTCATGCAGGACATCCATGCCGAGCTGCGCCGGCTGCCGAAGACCCCGAATCCCCTGGCCCTGATCGCCCGCCGCCTGGCCGCCGAGGTGCGGGTGCTCTGCGTGGACGAGTTCCACGTTCACGACATCGCGGACGCCATGCTGCTCGGCGGCCTGCTGCAGGCGATGTTCGAGCGGGGCATCGTCCTGGTTGCGACCTCCAACGTGGCCATCGACGACCTCTATCTGGACGGGCTGCAGCGCGACCGCTTCCTGTTCGCCATCGAGCTGCTGCAGCGGCATACCCGGAGCGTCCGCCTGGCCGGCGAACAGGACTTCCGTTTCCGCCGGGACCAGGCCGGCAGCGCCTATCGCTGCCTGCAGGGGGCGGCGGCGGAGGCCTTTCTGGAACAGCTCCTGGCCGAGGCTGGGGTCAGCCCGGGCGGCGGCGTCTTTCCGGGGCGGCATCGGCGCATCCCGGTGCGAGCCATGGGTGAGGGTATCGCCTGGTTCGATTTTGCCGCGCTGTGCGAGGCGCCGCTCTGGGCGGCGGACTATCTGGACCTTGCCCAGTCCCTGGACACCCTGCTGCTAGGCGGCGTGCCCCAGATGGGCGAGGAGAAGGACGATGCGGCCAAGCGTTTCATGCACCTGGTGGATGCGCTCTACGACCAGCGGGTCAGGCTGGTGTTGACCGCCGAGGTGCCGGCGGAGCAGCTCTATACCGGCCGCTATCTGCGTTTCGCCTTTCGGCGCACCGTCAGCCGGTTGGCCGAGATGGACAGTCGAAACTATCAGCCTGTCGGACAGGAAAAAGGGGCCTCACCCGCCGGGTGA